A genomic window from Anthonomus grandis grandis chromosome 4, icAntGran1.3, whole genome shotgun sequence includes:
- the LOC126735102 gene encoding achaete-scute homolog 1a-like: protein MALAMTLGQKNNMYNVIQHSIPQSNCVIVSQPQKQTVIAGKRPLAPAPERTSVLVSNNNNNNDLRCKRKIQFMPYGTPTQQPASVARRNARERNRVKQVNNGFATLRSHIPQSVCQSLSPQNNSSRGGSKKLSKVETLRLAVEYIRSLQQLLDENDGEISPNSSSTEHQSMAEQRYYSSSPDPSHQIYQSSYPILLPTPSCSEASASPTPSHSSESSFSAASAYTNALYHHTENYENYDPKSPEDEELLDAIFSWQQE, encoded by the coding sequence ATGGCTTTGGCAATGACCCTAGGTCAAAAGAACAACATGTATAACGTAATTCAACACTCTATTCCTCAATCAAACTGTGTTATAGTGTCTCAACCTCAGAAACAAACAGTGATTGCCGGTAAAAGACCTTTGGCGCCGGCTCCAGAACGTACTTCCGTCTTAgtgtcaaataataataataataatgacctAAGATGTAAAAGGAAAATCCAGTTCATGCCTTATGGAACTCCAACTCAACAACCAGCTTCAGTTGCTAGGAGGAATGCAAGAGAAAGAAATAGAGTCAAGCAGGTAAACAATGGTTTTGCCACTCTTAGATCTCATATTCCTCAAAGCGTTTGCCAATCGCTATCACCTCAAAACAACTCTAGTAGAGGTGGCTCAAAAAAGCTTTCCAAAGTGGAAACTTTACGTTTAGCAGTAGAGTATATCAGAAGTTTGCAGCAACTCTTGGATGAAAATGATGGTGAAATATCACCAAATTCAAGTTCTACTGAACACCAATCGATGGCTGAACAAAGATATTACAGTAGTTCACCAGATCCTTCTCACCAAATTTACCAGAGTTCCTACCCAATTTTGCTGCCCACCCCTTCGTGTTCTGAAGCATCAGCCTCGCCAACTCCCAGTCACAGTTCGGAAAGTTCATTTTCTGCAGCATCAGCTTACACGAATGCTCTCTACCACCATACGGAAAACTATGAAAATTATGATCCAAAAAGTCCTGAAGACGAGGAATTGTTAGATGCTATATTTTCATGGCAGCAAGAATAA